One part of the Anaerolineales bacterium genome encodes these proteins:
- a CDS encoding class I SAM-dependent methyltransferase: MHTISERVWATLVCPICGSPLRPQAGGAGCTQCGLQYPADANGQLDLRLQRPKPETVKFTLGGAPVPAGFAFEPLRPNPSPALDLAALDIPWHLTRTLVSHFPRARAKDALMLDLGCGDGIHREVAEAFGYEWVGLDYVLPEAPIRGDGHALPFADNSFEFILSIAVLEHIQFPFVMMQEAFRCLQPGGVLIGTVSFMEPFHNDSFYHHSHLATYNTLHNAGFEVQAVSPSPDWQALQAIGAMALFRMAPGWLSRLLVAPLQALHRLWWWLGYAFTRSERASEAYRQLSTSGSFTFIARKPNP, translated from the coding sequence ATGCATACGATCTCTGAACGGGTGTGGGCCACCCTCGTCTGCCCCATCTGTGGCTCACCGCTGCGTCCTCAGGCGGGTGGGGCAGGCTGCACGCAGTGCGGCCTGCAGTACCCGGCCGACGCCAATGGCCAGCTGGACCTGCGCCTGCAGCGCCCCAAACCGGAGACGGTGAAGTTCACCCTGGGCGGCGCGCCCGTGCCGGCCGGTTTTGCCTTCGAGCCGCTGCGTCCTAATCCCAGCCCGGCCCTCGACCTTGCCGCTCTCGATATTCCCTGGCATCTCACCCGCACGCTGGTCAGCCACTTCCCCCGCGCCCGCGCTAAGGATGCGCTCATGCTCGACCTCGGCTGTGGTGATGGCATCCACCGTGAGGTCGCCGAGGCCTTCGGCTACGAATGGGTCGGGTTGGATTACGTTCTGCCTGAAGCCCCGATCCGCGGCGATGGCCACGCCCTGCCGTTTGCAGACAATAGCTTCGAGTTCATCCTCAGCATCGCCGTGCTGGAGCACATCCAGTTTCCCTTCGTGATGATGCAGGAGGCCTTTCGCTGCCTGCAGCCCGGCGGCGTCCTCATCGGCACCGTCTCATTTATGGAGCCCTTCCACAACGACAGCTTCTACCACCACAGCCACCTGGCAACTTATAATACGTTGCACAACGCGGGCTTTGAGGTGCAGGCGGTCAGCCCGTCCCCCGATTGGCAGGCCTTGCAGGCCATCGGCGCCATGGCGCTGTTCCGCATGGCGCCCGGCTGGCTAAGCCGCCTGCTGGTGGCGCCGCTGCAGGCGCTCCATCGCCTGTGGTGGTGGCTGGGGTATGCTTTCACTCGCTCCGAGCGCGCCAGCGAGGCCTATCGCCAACTTTCCACCAGCGGTTCGTTCACATTCATCGCACGCAAGCCCAACCCATAG
- a CDS encoding HIT domain-containing protein, translated as MQRLFSPWRKPYIERKPDADACVFCQALAEADSADNLILHRGQHAFVMLNRYPYTSGHLMVLPLAHAARLDELAAFARAEMMELQTQAITALEAEYGPQGFNLGANLGAAAGAGIAEHLHLHIVPRWAGDTNFTSTVGSTRVLPETLEDTWARLKAAWKATP; from the coding sequence ATGCAGCGCCTCTTTTCCCCCTGGCGGAAGCCCTACATCGAGCGCAAGCCAGACGCAGATGCCTGCGTGTTTTGCCAGGCGCTGGCCGAGGCCGACAGCGCCGATAATCTCATCCTCCATCGCGGCCAGCATGCCTTCGTCATGCTCAACCGCTACCCGTACACCAGCGGCCACCTGATGGTGCTGCCGCTGGCCCACGCCGCCCGCCTGGACGAGCTCGCCGCCTTCGCCCGTGCCGAAATGATGGAGCTGCAGACCCAGGCCATCACCGCCCTGGAGGCCGAATACGGCCCGCAGGGTTTCAACCTGGGCGCCAACTTGGGCGCCGCGGCCGGCGCAGGCATCGCCGAGCATCTGCATCTGCACATCGTGCCGCGCTGGGCCGGCGATACCAACTTCACCTCCACCGTCGGCAGCACCCGCGTGCTGCCTGAAACGCTGGAAGACACCTGGGCGCGCCTGAAGGCGGCCTGGAAAGCAACTCCGTAG
- the xseA gene encoding exodeoxyribonuclease VII large subunit, whose protein sequence is MQQMGMFSPEPKTITVTELTRGLRRAIESVDVFQNLWVQGEVSNFSRPQSGHWYFTLKDRDAALPCVMWRSTAELQAQIPKNGDSIEVHGGLSIYEAQGRYQLYVDEIRSAGAGTLYQKFVELKNKLEAEGLFERRRSLPPWPRRIGIVTSATGAALQDVLHTLERRYPLAEVVLAPAQVQGPSAAMLVADALGMLDQFAQPDLILLVRGGGSLEDLAAFNSEILARAIVRTRAVVVSGVGHETDVTIADFAADLRAPTPTAAAELATPDVQELRGQLAALRSRLVRQTPLAKINRARQQLDELSLRGGRALAQRARLLRAELSSQTARLEALSPLAVLQRGYAVVRSAEGQLVSDAGNVQAGDKLTVRVQRGSINVEVKETKED, encoded by the coding sequence ATGCAGCAGATGGGCATGTTCTCCCCCGAACCCAAGACGATCACGGTAACCGAGCTGACGCGTGGCCTGCGCCGGGCGATCGAGTCAGTGGATGTGTTCCAGAACCTGTGGGTGCAGGGCGAAGTATCCAATTTTTCGCGCCCGCAATCCGGGCATTGGTATTTCACCCTGAAGGACCGCGACGCGGCCCTGCCGTGCGTGATGTGGCGCAGCACGGCTGAACTGCAGGCCCAAATCCCAAAAAATGGCGACAGCATCGAAGTGCACGGCGGGCTGAGCATTTACGAAGCCCAGGGGCGTTACCAGCTGTATGTGGACGAGATCCGCTCGGCCGGGGCGGGCACGCTGTACCAGAAATTTGTTGAGCTCAAGAACAAGCTGGAAGCCGAGGGCCTGTTCGAGCGCCGGCGCAGCCTGCCGCCCTGGCCGCGGCGCATCGGCATCGTCACTTCGGCCACCGGGGCGGCGCTGCAGGATGTGCTGCATACGCTGGAGCGCCGCTACCCGTTGGCCGAGGTGGTGCTGGCTCCGGCCCAGGTGCAAGGGCCGAGCGCGGCCATGTTGGTGGCGGATGCCTTGGGCATGCTGGACCAGTTCGCCCAGCCCGACCTGATCCTGCTGGTGCGCGGCGGCGGCTCGCTGGAGGACCTGGCGGCTTTCAACAGTGAAATTCTGGCGCGCGCCATCGTGCGCACCCGCGCCGTGGTGGTAAGCGGCGTGGGCCATGAAACCGATGTGACGATTGCCGACTTTGCGGCCGACCTGCGCGCCCCCACCCCCACCGCCGCAGCCGAGCTGGCCACGCCGGATGTGCAGGAACTGCGCGGCCAGCTGGCCGCCCTGCGCAGCCGCCTGGTGCGCCAGACGCCGCTGGCCAAGATCAACCGGGCGCGCCAACAACTGGACGAGTTGAGCCTGCGCGGCGGCCGCGCCCTGGCGCAGCGTGCCCGCCTGCTGCGGGCAGAGCTGAGCAGCCAAACGGCTCGGCTGGAAGCGCTGAGCCCGCTAGCGGTGCTGCAACGCGGCTACGCCGTGGTGCGCAGCGCCGAGGGCCAATTGGTGAGCGATGCCGGCAACGTGCAGGCCGGCGACAAGCTGACGGTGCGCGTGCAACGCGGCAGCATCAATGTAGAAGTAAAAGAGACGAAGGAAGACTAA
- a CDS encoding exodeoxyribonuclease VII small subunit, with protein sequence MAKPKEISSLSYDQALEELDSIVQQLEAEVGDLDAALALYERGQALSQHCSTLLEQAELRVQQLGADGELKPLE encoded by the coding sequence ATGGCCAAGCCCAAAGAGATCAGCAGCCTGAGCTATGACCAGGCCTTGGAAGAGCTTGATAGCATTGTGCAGCAATTGGAAGCCGAAGTGGGCGACCTGGACGCGGCCCTGGCGCTGTACGAGCGCGGCCAGGCGCTGAGCCAGCATTGCAGCACGCTGCTGGAGCAAGCCGAACTGCGCGTGCAGCAGCTGGGCGCCGACGGCGAGCTTAAGCCGCTGGAATGA
- a CDS encoding DUF2071 domain-containing protein has translation MMQPLRFMDAARPKPQPRGVDVVSTLLHFSIITYAVPSERLRPLVHERFELLTVEVDGEQCALVSVVPFQELDFRLAAYPSPQFRFGQTNYRVYVTDRSTGQPCVWFLGSLLDSLTVVIPRYLWKLPWHHGRMHFDCALGADGRYERYAITTRSAWGGAVLKLRQAFSLPQQHAGFPDEETAMVYLTHPLNGYYHRRDGKLGSYSIWHDRLEMQAAEVVEARFEALERLGVASFEEQRRPYSALVQAQTEFTIYLPPGLA, from the coding sequence ATGATGCAGCCACTGCGCTTCATGGATGCGGCGCGGCCCAAGCCGCAGCCACGCGGCGTTGACGTGGTCAGCACCCTGTTGCATTTCTCCATCATCACCTATGCCGTGCCGTCTGAGCGCCTGCGCCCGCTGGTGCACGAGCGCTTTGAGCTGCTGACGGTTGAGGTGGACGGCGAGCAATGTGCCCTGGTGTCAGTAGTGCCATTTCAAGAGCTGGATTTCCGGCTGGCGGCCTACCCCTCCCCACAATTCCGTTTCGGGCAGACCAATTACCGCGTGTATGTGACCGACCGCAGCACGGGCCAGCCCTGTGTATGGTTCCTGGGCAGCCTGCTGGACTCGCTGACGGTGGTGATCCCCCGCTATCTATGGAAGCTACCCTGGCACCACGGGCGGATGCACTTTGACTGCGCGCTGGGGGCAGATGGGCGCTACGAACGCTACGCCATCACAACGCGCTCAGCCTGGGGCGGCGCAGTGCTTAAGCTGCGGCAGGCCTTTAGTCTGCCGCAGCAGCATGCCGGCTTCCCGGACGAGGAGACGGCCATGGTGTATCTAACACACCCGCTCAACGGCTACTACCACCGCCGTGACGGCAAGCTAGGCAGCTACAGCATCTGGCACGACCGACTGGAGATGCAGGCGGCCGAGGTGGTGGAGGCGCGCTTTGAGGCGCTGGAGCGGCTGGGGGTGGCCAGTTTTGAGGAGCAGCGCAGACCGTACAGCGCGTTGGTTCAGGCGCAGACGGAGTTCACGATCTACTTGCCGCCGGGGTTGGCGTAG
- a CDS encoding MmcQ/YjbR family DNA-binding protein — MANSRRRAGLYFLKKPGASDSYPFGPGARVLKVGGKMFGLIGEGEEQLTLNLKCDPEDALALRAAYPQWVRPGYHMNKKHWNTVVVGEGLPDDVLREMIDHSYALVIASLPKALRSKLG, encoded by the coding sequence ATTGCAAACTCACGCCGGCGTGCTGGCCTATATTTCCTCAAGAAACCTGGCGCCAGCGACAGCTATCCGTTTGGCCCTGGGGCGCGTGTGCTCAAAGTGGGCGGCAAGATGTTCGGCCTCATCGGCGAGGGCGAGGAGCAGCTGACCCTGAATCTCAAGTGCGATCCTGAAGATGCCCTAGCTCTCCGCGCCGCCTATCCCCAGTGGGTGCGCCCGGGTTATCACATGAACAAAAAGCATTGGAACACGGTCGTGGTAGGCGAAGGCTTGCCCGATGATGTCCTGCGCGAAATGATCGATCATTCCTACGCTCTCGTCATTGCCAGCCTGCCCAAAGCGCTCCGATCAAAATTAGGTTAA
- a CDS encoding TlyA family RNA methyltransferase, with the protein MPKQRADLLLVKRGLAETRSQAQRLLMAGQVRLNGQIVDKPGQLLAEDAALELAARPPFVSRGGEKLQAALDGFAIDVAGWVAADVGASTGGFTDCLLQRGAAKVYAIDVGKGQLHWQLRQDPRVVVMEETNARNVVALPELVDGVVVDASFISLKTLLPVFQHWLKPGGQVVALIKPQFEAGKKEVARGKGVIRDAAVHRRVLQDMLDFVAERGLTVRGLLRSPVLGPKGNVEFLLWATASVSEEIVAHSIDLDVVLAGTPQEDTDG; encoded by the coding sequence ATGCCCAAACAACGCGCCGATCTGCTGCTGGTGAAGCGCGGCCTGGCTGAGACTCGCAGCCAGGCCCAGCGCTTGCTCATGGCCGGCCAGGTGCGCCTCAACGGCCAGATCGTGGATAAACCCGGCCAGCTGCTGGCGGAGGATGCTGCCCTCGAGCTGGCCGCACGGCCGCCCTTCGTCTCGCGCGGCGGCGAGAAGCTGCAAGCTGCGCTGGACGGCTTCGCCATCGATGTGGCCGGCTGGGTGGCGGCGGATGTCGGCGCCTCCACTGGCGGCTTCACCGATTGTTTACTCCAGCGCGGCGCGGCCAAGGTCTACGCCATCGATGTGGGCAAGGGCCAGCTGCACTGGCAACTGCGCCAGGATCCGCGCGTCGTTGTAATGGAAGAGACCAATGCCCGCAACGTAGTCGCCCTGCCTGAATTGGTAGATGGCGTGGTGGTCGATGCTTCGTTCATCTCGCTTAAGACCCTGCTGCCCGTTTTCCAACACTGGCTTAAGCCCGGTGGACAGGTGGTCGCGCTCATCAAGCCCCAGTTCGAGGCGGGCAAGAAGGAAGTGGCCCGCGGCAAAGGCGTGATCCGTGACGCCGCCGTCCACCGCCGCGTGCTGCAGGATATGCTCGATTTTGTCGCCGAACGGGGGCTGACGGTACGCGGTCTGCTGCGCTCGCCCGTGCTTGGCCCCAAAGGCAACGTGGAGTTTTTGCTGTGGGCAACGGCTTCCGTTTCTGAGGAAATCGTTGCTCACAGCATAGACCTCGATGTGGTCTTGGCCGGTACGCCTCAGGAGGACACCGATGGCTAA
- a CDS encoding decaprenyl-phosphate phosphoribosyltransferase, translating to MLLALLKNMRPKQWAKNVLLFAGLVFDRQLTQLGPLKQTLLGFVFFCLLSSSVYLINDIMDLEADRRHPVKKKRPLASGALPLPLAMGAAGVCMLAALLGGFWLSPAFGIICVIYLALNFAYSRWLKHIAIIDVIVLAMFYVLRVAAGVTLIDVVRFSPWLYVFTTFFALFLGIGKRRAEITAKGGAHTRKVLAGYTQEFLDQLLLIVLSLAILTYSLYTFSAPNLPDNHSMMLTIPFVLYGFFRYLYLVQVKHSGEAPEEILFSDRPLQIDLVLWALTVLLVFYIS from the coding sequence ATGCTGCTCGCTTTGCTAAAAAACATGCGCCCGAAGCAATGGGCCAAGAACGTTTTGCTGTTTGCGGGGCTGGTGTTCGACCGTCAGCTGACCCAGCTGGGCCCGCTGAAGCAAACCCTGCTCGGTTTCGTGTTCTTCTGCCTGCTCAGCAGCAGCGTGTATCTGATCAACGACATCATGGACCTGGAGGCGGACCGCCGCCACCCGGTCAAGAAGAAACGCCCGCTGGCATCCGGCGCGCTGCCGCTGCCGCTGGCGATGGGCGCGGCGGGGGTCTGCATGCTGGCAGCGCTGCTGGGCGGCTTCTGGCTCTCGCCTGCGTTCGGCATCATCTGCGTGATTTACCTGGCGCTCAACTTTGCTTACTCCCGCTGGCTCAAGCACATCGCCATCATTGATGTGATCGTGCTGGCCATGTTCTACGTGCTGCGGGTGGCGGCCGGCGTGACCCTGATCGATGTGGTGCGCTTCTCTCCGTGGCTGTATGTATTCACCACCTTCTTTGCGCTGTTCCTCGGTATTGGCAAACGCCGGGCAGAGATCACCGCCAAGGGTGGCGCCCATACCCGAAAAGTTCTGGCGGGTTATACCCAGGAGTTCCTTGACCAGTTGCTGCTGATCGTGCTGAGCCTGGCGATCCTGACCTACAGCCTGTACACCTTCTCGGCTCCGAACCTGCCTGACAATCACAGCATGATGCTGACGATCCCCTTCGTGCTGTATGGCTTCTTTCGTTATTTATATCTAGTGCAGGTCAAACACTCTGGCGAAGCGCCAGAGGAGATCCTGTTCTCCGACCGCCCGCTGCAAATTGACCTGGTGCTGTGGGCGTTGACCGTGTTGCTGGTCTTCTATATCTCGTGA
- the mvk gene encoding mevalonate kinase: protein MPAGTGAAPGKVILFGEHAAVYGQPAIAVPVQQVTARALVRPLFNAPSGRIRILAPEVGFEADLSEMDAQHPLAAAVRFTLEAMGVEHPLAVTIRISSTIPVAAGLGSGAAVSVAIARALSGFLGHPLNDEQVSAVAFEVEKIHHGTPSGIDNTVITYNRPVYFIKGQPLQTFTLGAPLNLVIADTGIPSPTKVTVGDVRASWEAEPERYDALFAEIGAIAKTARGALERGELATLGELMNRNHSLLQDLGVSSPELDSLVAAARAAGALGAKLSGGGRGGNMVALTNGDPAALQSQLHAAGARSSLHTVVV, encoded by the coding sequence ATGCCGGCAGGCACCGGGGCGGCCCCCGGCAAAGTGATCTTATTTGGCGAGCACGCCGCCGTGTACGGGCAGCCCGCCATCGCCGTGCCGGTGCAGCAGGTGACGGCCCGCGCCCTGGTGCGCCCGCTGTTCAATGCGCCCAGCGGGCGCATCCGCATCCTGGCCCCCGAAGTGGGCTTCGAAGCCGACCTGAGCGAGATGGACGCGCAGCACCCGCTGGCGGCGGCCGTGCGCTTCACGCTGGAGGCGATGGGCGTGGAGCACCCGCTGGCAGTCACCATTCGGATCAGCTCCACCATCCCGGTGGCGGCGGGGCTGGGCTCCGGCGCGGCGGTCAGCGTGGCCATCGCCCGGGCGCTGTCTGGCTTTCTGGGCCATCCGCTGAATGATGAGCAGGTCAGCGCGGTGGCGTTCGAGGTCGAGAAGATCCACCACGGCACTCCGTCCGGCATCGATAACACCGTCATCACCTATAACCGGCCGGTGTATTTCATTAAGGGCCAGCCGTTGCAAACCTTCACGCTGGGCGCGCCGCTGAACTTGGTGATCGCCGACACGGGCATCCCCAGCCCAACCAAAGTGACGGTGGGCGATGTGCGCGCCAGTTGGGAAGCTGAACCCGAACGCTATGACGCGTTGTTTGCTGAAATTGGCGCGATCGCCAAAACAGCCCGTGGCGCGCTGGAGCGCGGCGAACTGGCCACACTCGGCGAACTGATGAACCGCAACCACAGCCTGCTGCAAGACCTGGGCGTATCCAGCCCCGAGCTGGACAGCCTGGTGGCGGCGGCCCGCGCCGCCGGCGCGCTGGGCGCCAAGCTCTCCGGCGGCGGGCGCGGCGGCAACATGGTGGCGCTGACCAACGGCGACCCGGCCGCGCTGCAAAGCCAGCTGCACGCAGCAGGCGCCCGCAGTAGCCTGCACACGGTGGTGGTATGA
- a CDS encoding isopentenyl phosphate kinase family protein, with amino-acid sequence MSELVFLKLGGSLITDKHTEAMLRPELVRRIVEEIAAARQASPDLQIVLGHGSGSFGHVPAKKFGTRQGVRTPKQWRGFVEVWRYASALNQAVMGALAAVSDQPAVAFAPVSSVLAAGGRVQHWNLEPLRRALASGLLPVVYGDVIFDMELGGTIFSTEDLFVHLAAELRPARILLAGSDAGVYDRYPDGEVVGRITPASYANLAALPGASAATDVTGGMASKVESMLSIVQAQPECTVSIFSGIEEGNIRNALLGKMLGTTLAAQ; translated from the coding sequence ATGAGCGAGCTGGTCTTCCTCAAACTGGGCGGTTCGTTGATCACGGACAAGCACACCGAGGCCATGCTGCGCCCGGAGCTGGTGCGACGGATTGTGGAGGAGATTGCCGCAGCGCGCCAAGCCAGCCCCGATCTGCAAATTGTGCTCGGGCACGGCTCCGGCTCGTTTGGGCATGTGCCGGCCAAGAAATTTGGCACGCGCCAGGGCGTGCGCACGCCGAAGCAGTGGCGCGGGTTTGTGGAGGTATGGCGCTATGCCAGCGCGCTCAACCAGGCGGTGATGGGAGCGCTGGCCGCGGTGAGTGACCAGCCGGCCGTAGCGTTTGCGCCGGTGAGCAGCGTGCTGGCCGCCGGCGGCCGCGTACAGCATTGGAACCTGGAACCGCTGCGCCGCGCCCTGGCCTCGGGCCTGCTGCCGGTGGTGTATGGTGACGTGATATTTGATATGGAGCTCGGCGGCACGATCTTCTCGACCGAGGACCTGTTCGTGCATCTGGCCGCCGAGCTGCGGCCTGCACGCATTCTGCTGGCGGGCAGCGACGCCGGCGTGTATGACCGCTACCCGGACGGCGAAGTGGTGGGGCGCATCACACCCGCCAGTTATGCCAACCTGGCGGCGCTGCCGGGAGCATCGGCGGCCACGGACGTGACCGGCGGCATGGCCAGCAAGGTGGAGAGCATGCTGAGCATCGTGCAGGCCCAGCCCGAATGCACGGTGAGCATTTTTTCGGGGATTGAAGAGGGCAACATTCGCAACGCGTTGCTGGGCAAAATGCTCGGCACCACGCTGGCAGCGCAGTAA
- a CDS encoding deoxyguanosinetriphosphate triphosphohydrolase yields MIITRQLLEQYEDQTLAPYGMRSRDSKGREYPDKEPEYRTAFQRDRDRIIHTTAFRRLEYKTQVFNNFEGDYFRTRLTHTLEVAQVGRTIARALGANEDLIEAICLAHDLGHAAFGHSGEATLNELLKDHGGYDHNKQSFRIVTKLERRFPNWPGLNLTWEVREGIVKHETEYDVSDATDFNPELRGNLEAQIANIADELAYTTHDLDDGLRSGMIHHEMFGDLGLWKMVIESVGWDGKGEMSELLRHQIIRRLVGILISDVVEATNARIEASGAQSALAIQQLDANVIGYSDSLLPLNKELKTFLFKNLYNHPRVRGMAEHARNALITIYRAYVAKPEMLPPDFQAAIPSRGLERAVCDYIAGMTDRFAEQENNRLKGSTGLP; encoded by the coding sequence ATGATCATTACGCGCCAACTACTCGAACAGTACGAGGACCAGACACTGGCTCCATACGGGATGCGCAGCCGCGACAGCAAGGGCCGCGAATACCCCGACAAGGAACCGGAGTATCGCACTGCATTCCAGCGCGATCGTGACCGCATCATTCACACCACAGCATTCCGCCGCCTGGAGTACAAGACGCAAGTCTTCAACAATTTTGAGGGCGACTACTTCCGCACGCGCTTGACCCATACACTCGAAGTGGCCCAAGTGGGCCGCACCATCGCGCGGGCGCTGGGCGCCAACGAGGATCTGATCGAGGCGATCTGCCTGGCGCACGACCTGGGGCACGCTGCCTTCGGCCACTCCGGCGAAGCCACGCTCAACGAGCTGCTCAAGGACCACGGCGGCTACGATCACAACAAACAGTCCTTCCGCATCGTCACCAAGCTGGAGCGCCGCTTTCCCAACTGGCCCGGGCTCAACCTGACCTGGGAAGTGCGCGAGGGCATCGTCAAGCACGAGACCGAATACGACGTCTCGGATGCGACCGACTTCAACCCGGAGCTGCGCGGCAACCTGGAAGCGCAGATTGCCAACATTGCCGATGAGCTGGCCTACACCACCCATGACCTGGATGATGGTTTGCGCTCGGGCATGATCCACCACGAAATGTTCGGCGATCTGGGCCTGTGGAAGATGGTGATCGAGAGCGTGGGCTGGGACGGCAAGGGCGAGATGAGCGAACTGCTGCGCCACCAGATCATCCGCCGCCTGGTGGGCATCCTGATCAGTGATGTGGTCGAAGCCACCAATGCCCGCATCGAGGCCAGCGGGGCGCAGAGCGCGCTGGCCATCCAGCAATTGGACGCGAATGTGATAGGCTATAGCGATTCATTGCTCCCACTCAACAAAGAACTGAAGACCTTTTTGTTCAAGAACCTGTACAACCACCCTCGGGTGCGCGGCATGGCCGAGCACGCCCGCAACGCGCTCATCACCATCTACCGCGCCTATGTGGCCAAGCCGGAGATGCTGCCGCCTGACTTCCAGGCGGCCATCCCCAGCCGCGGCCTGGAGCGGGCCGTGTGTGATTACATTGCCGGCATGACCGATCGGTTTGCCGAGCAGGAGAACAACCGACTGAAGGGAAGTACTGGCTTGCCATGA
- the greA gene encoding transcription elongation factor GreA: MSSHEFYLTPEGIEKLKAELAELSGPRRTELAQRLRTAIQQGDLSENADYSKAKEDQAFLEGRIQEINAILGNAVLITEQSNPDGVIGIGSTVTLKEKGREPVRYFLVGAQEADPRNGKISNESPIGKALLGHKAGDKIEAHTPAGALVFEVVSVE, from the coding sequence ATGAGCTCACACGAGTTTTATCTGACCCCCGAAGGCATCGAGAAGCTCAAGGCCGAGCTGGCTGAGCTGAGCGGCCCGCGCCGCACGGAGTTGGCCCAACGCCTGCGCACCGCCATCCAGCAGGGCGACCTGTCTGAGAATGCGGACTACTCCAAGGCCAAGGAAGACCAGGCCTTTCTGGAAGGCCGCATTCAGGAGATCAATGCCATTCTGGGTAATGCGGTCCTGATCACGGAGCAAAGCAACCCGGACGGCGTGATCGGCATCGGCTCGACGGTGACGCTGAAGGAAAAGGGGCGCGAGCCGGTCAGGTACTTCCTGGTGGGCGCGCAGGAGGCTGACCCGCGCAATGGCAAGATCTCGAACGAGTCACCGATCGGCAAGGCGCTGCTGGGCCATAAGGCCGGCGACAAGATAGAGGCGCACACCCCGGCGGGGGCTTTAGTGTTTGAAGTGGTGAGTGTGGAGTAG